From the genome of candidate division WOR-3 bacterium, one region includes:
- a CDS encoding pyruvate carboxylase subunit B, which yields MSVKITETVFRDAHQSLMATRFRTEDMIPILEKMDQMGYWSFEMWGGATFDTALRYLKQSPWDRIREFKKRVKKTHLQMLLRGQNLVGYRHYGDDILERFVKKAFDLGIDVFRIFDALNDVRNMEKSIETAKKCGAIVQGAVNYTISPVHTLDTFVDVGKKLKDLGVDIITIKDMAGLISPVAAFNLVSKMKKEIKLPVCLHSHCSAGLAPISYYAAAQAGVDHLDTAISPLSQGTSQPTTESIVEALRETDNPTSIKDKYFPELISFFNSIREKYSNYWIDLAERVDVRALIYQVPGGMFSNLVSQLEKQDAMDKFEDVLKEIPKVREELGWVPLVTPTSQIVGTQAAMNVLLGERYKVVIKEVKDLCKGLYGRTPAPIDKKIMKLAIGDEKVIIGRPADTIGKEWDKMKDEIKDLTQDEEDILSYALFPQPARDFFEFRKDPMKQKDKQEKDARDIFIPQNHPSRKFVISVDGEDYEVGVTEVGHYTYDAYED from the coding sequence ATGTCGGTTAAAATAACTGAGACTGTATTCAGGGACGCTCATCAGTCTTTGATGGCGACTCGTTTCAGAACTGAGGATATGATTCCAATTCTCGAAAAAATGGATCAAATGGGTTATTGGTCTTTTGAAATGTGGGGAGGGGCAACTTTTGACACAGCTCTTAGATACCTAAAGCAGAGCCCATGGGACAGAATAAGAGAATTTAAAAAAAGAGTGAAAAAAACCCACCTTCAAATGCTTTTGAGAGGTCAGAACCTCGTGGGATACAGGCATTACGGTGATGATATTCTCGAAAGGTTCGTGAAGAAAGCGTTCGACCTCGGTATAGATGTCTTCAGGATATTCGACGCTTTAAACGACGTCAGAAACATGGAAAAGTCCATAGAAACGGCTAAAAAATGCGGGGCGATAGTTCAAGGAGCGGTAAATTACACCATAAGTCCCGTTCACACTCTTGATACTTTTGTTGATGTCGGGAAAAAACTAAAAGACCTGGGAGTTGATATCATAACAATAAAAGACATGGCGGGTTTGATATCTCCGGTCGCCGCTTTCAATCTTGTCTCAAAGATGAAAAAAGAGATAAAACTCCCGGTTTGTCTTCACAGCCATTGCAGCGCCGGTCTTGCCCCGATAAGTTATTACGCCGCGGCTCAAGCCGGAGTGGATCATCTCGACACTGCAATATCCCCTCTCTCGCAAGGAACTTCGCAGCCTACAACTGAAAGTATCGTCGAAGCGCTCAGAGAGACGGACAATCCCACGAGTATAAAAGACAAATACTTTCCTGAACTGATATCTTTTTTCAATTCCATAAGAGAAAAGTATTCAAATTACTGGATTGATCTCGCGGAGAGAGTCGACGTGAGAGCTCTCATATACCAGGTTCCGGGAGGCATGTTTTCGAACCTCGTCAGCCAACTTGAAAAACAGGATGCTATGGATAAGTTTGAAGATGTACTCAAGGAGATTCCAAAAGTGAGAGAAGAGCTCGGATGGGTTCCACTGGTCACTCCGACGAGTCAGATTGTAGGAACCCAGGCGGCTATGAACGTTCTTCTGGGTGAGAGGTACAAAGTCGTGATAAAAGAGGTCAAAGATCTCTGCAAAGGCTTGTACGGCAGAACGCCTGCTCCAATCGACAAAAAAATAATGAAACTCGCAATTGGCGACGAAAAAGTCATTATCGGAAGACCAGCAGACACTATCGGCAAAGAATGGGATAAGATGAAGGATGAAATAAAAGATTTAACCCAAGATGAAGAAGATATATTGTCATACGCTCTTTTCCCTCAACCCGCGAGGGATTTCTTTGAATTTAGAAAAGATCCAATGAAACAGAAAGACAAACAGGAAAAAGACGCAAGAGACATTTTTATCCCTCAAAACCATCCTTCAAGAAAGTTTGTCATTAGCGTAGACGGGGAGGATTACGAAGTAGGAGTGACCGAAGTAGGCCATTACACCTACGATGCATACGAAGATTAG
- a CDS encoding tetratricopeptide repeat protein, whose translation MRFKPVKKETFALFSLAGIFTLVGVLYLLQISKKPFFGYYLGDSMYFDKYARAIAQGDIFGNEVFHKAPFYQYFLGLIYAVFDWTPFMPRLIQIFLNSISSIFVFFIAKNIFGKKTAWTSFFFVSLNGVLIYFSGEILMPTLLTFLILFSIYLFLRTHRSGSSVLYFFTGFAFGLASITRPNFLAAATVLIAVSVIRGKKTLIKKNLLLIFGLIIPIIPVTLSNFFAGKDFVPISSQGGVIFYIGNNRLSDGMTAVIPGAGDDWDEIALAERETGRTMKPFEASGFWSNKTFKEIGENPVFFIVLILKKTAYFFYGFEIPNNKNIYLATRGTFLSFFVKKIPLPMGWSLFIPSGILLPLGLSGMIVSLRNRKALPLVLTVLSYAVSIIVFFVFSRLRAPLLPLFSIFAAFFTVKIYQELKNKRFLAFSLPLFLILFLFSNYEWIKSDFSSQAMHHFNLGLKHLNKSDLGKASLEFQTCLRLNPVYPRANLNLGLISQRCGDLNSAKYFYEREKSLHPEEFRVYNNLAVVNSLEGQDSLAIENWKRAIRINPRYTQARINLAIKYEYFGFQDSAIIQYNQILEYDRKSISALLGRARIHHASGRLQESANDYENAIAIDAGNYEGYFNYSLLLSQNNNYDSALTLLMKSTQLNPDFAPAYNNIGLCFYYKGDFENALYYLKKAVSLDYESIQSHLALALVYEAIGQTEKAVSERRIASSLSEEIKQDL comes from the coding sequence ATGCGATTTAAACCAGTGAAAAAAGAAACTTTTGCGCTATTTTCTCTTGCGGGAATTTTCACTCTCGTAGGCGTTTTGTATTTGCTTCAAATCTCAAAAAAACCATTTTTCGGTTATTACCTCGGCGATTCGATGTATTTCGACAAATACGCCCGGGCGATCGCTCAAGGAGACATTTTCGGAAATGAAGTCTTTCACAAAGCTCCTTTTTATCAGTATTTTTTAGGTCTCATCTACGCAGTCTTCGACTGGACTCCTTTCATGCCGAGACTTATACAGATTTTTTTAAATTCGATATCTTCGATATTCGTTTTTTTCATCGCGAAAAATATTTTCGGTAAAAAAACCGCCTGGACATCTTTTTTCTTCGTCTCATTGAACGGAGTGCTGATTTACTTTTCAGGCGAAATACTCATGCCGACTCTACTGACTTTTCTAATCCTATTTTCTATTTATCTTTTTCTCCGAACTCATAGATCCGGATCTTCGGTTTTATACTTTTTTACAGGTTTTGCTTTCGGCCTCGCATCTATAACGAGGCCCAACTTTCTAGCCGCGGCGACGGTTCTAATAGCCGTTTCTGTGATACGGGGCAAGAAGACTCTTATCAAAAAAAACCTGCTCTTGATCTTCGGGTTGATAATTCCGATAATTCCAGTCACTCTCAGTAATTTCTTTGCGGGTAAAGATTTCGTTCCTATATCCTCCCAGGGCGGAGTTATTTTTTACATCGGCAACAACAGACTTTCAGACGGAATGACCGCGGTTATACCCGGAGCCGGAGACGATTGGGACGAAATAGCCCTAGCCGAAAGAGAGACCGGAAGAACAATGAAACCTTTCGAAGCCTCAGGTTTTTGGTCTAATAAAACATTCAAGGAAATTGGAGAAAATCCGGTATTTTTCATAGTTCTGATTTTAAAAAAAACCGCGTATTTTTTTTACGGTTTCGAAATTCCCAACAACAAAAACATATACCTCGCTACCCGGGGAACATTTCTGTCATTTTTTGTAAAAAAGATCCCCCTGCCCATGGGTTGGAGCCTTTTTATACCTTCAGGAATACTGCTTCCTCTTGGATTGTCCGGAATGATAGTTTCCCTCCGGAACCGTAAAGCGCTGCCTCTTGTTCTCACTGTTTTATCTTATGCAGTTTCGATAATCGTATTTTTCGTCTTCAGCAGACTAAGGGCTCCTCTTTTGCCGCTGTTTTCTATTTTCGCCGCTTTCTTCACCGTTAAAATTTATCAAGAGCTGAAGAATAAGAGGTTTTTAGCCTTTTCGTTGCCCCTTTTTTTGATACTTTTCCTGTTTTCAAACTACGAATGGATAAAATCCGACTTTTCATCGCAGGCAATGCACCACTTCAACTTGGGTTTGAAACACCTCAACAAATCCGACCTCGGAAAAGCCTCCCTTGAATTTCAAACCTGCCTGAGGTTGAACCCCGTCTACCCCAGAGCTAATTTGAACTTGGGGTTGATCTCCCAAAGATGCGGAGACCTCAACTCGGCTAAATACTTTTACGAGCGCGAAAAATCCCTCCATCCTGAAGAGTTCAGGGTTTACAACAATTTAGCGGTCGTGAATTCTCTCGAAGGTCAAGATTCCCTAGCCATTGAAAATTGGAAAAGGGCTATACGGATCAACCCTCGATACACACAAGCGCGCATAAATCTCGCCATAAAGTATGAATACTTCGGATTTCAAGATTCGGCGATTATACAATACAACCAAATTCTCGAATACGACAGAAAATCAATATCTGCCCTGTTGGGCAGGGCGAGAATCCATCACGCTAGCGGCAGATTACAGGAATCAGCGAACGACTATGAAAATGCGATAGCAATCGACGCGGGTAATTACGAGGGCTATTTCAATTATTCACTTTTGCTGTCACAAAACAACAATTACGATTCCGCACTGACTCTTCTCATGAAATCCACCCAATTAAATCCTGATTTTGCTCCCGCATACAACAATATCGGACTGTGTTTTTACTACAAAGGAGATTTTGAAAACGCTTTATACTATCTAAAAAAAGCAGTTTCTCTCGACTATGAGTCAATCCAGAGCCACCTCGCCCTCGCGCTTGTATATGAAGCTATTGGTCAAACTGAAAAAGCTGTTTCAGAGAGAAGAATCGCCTCATCTCTTTCGGAAGAGATTAAACAAGACCTTTAA
- the gyrA gene encoding DNA gyrase subunit A, whose protein sequence is MTEGKKVFKNLEPVSIEKEVQDSYIDYAMSVNIGRAIPDVRDGLKPVHRRILYAMKEIGLHHNRPFKKSATVVGEVLGKFHPHGDAAVYDTLVRMVQDFSLRYPLLEGQGNFGSIDGDSAAAYRYTETRLGKIAAELLADIDKDTVDFVPNFDGSHKEPVVLPTKFPNLILNGSSGIGVGIATNIPPHNMNEVMNACIALVDDPEMDLKKLLKLIPGPDFPTGGIIVGTKGIKEAYATGKGQIVVESKVHIEESQKSSKEKIVIDEIPYMVNKSALIMKIADLVKEKKIEGISDIRDESDRNGLRIVIEIKKDADSRIVLNQVFKHTQLRTSFSCLMLSIVDGTPKTLPLKDMLVRFLKHRENIVKRRTQFELSEAEKRAHILEGLKKAIEEIDAVIETIKKSSDTETACKNLERKFSLTQVQAQAILDMKLAKLTSLESKKIEEEYLSLIKEIARLRAILESRQLLLNLLKDEFRQIKSTYGDKRRTQIKLDELEEVNIEDLIQEEDVVITLTKKGYIKRLLVSAYRQQARGGKGVIGTKAYSEDYIQDLYVASTHDYLLCFTDRGKLHWLRVFNIPEAARDARGRSLANILDLSKESIKNVLSVRNFENDKFVLISTKKGNVKKCSLEAFSRPQKKSIKAISLDWDDELIGAVVTNGENEILLSTRKGKAICFSEKEIRKMGRTAAGVRGIKLDNGDYVVGMVRIEKGLSEKTLIFTACENGYGKLTYDEDYPRHHRGGKGVIGINTSERNGDVVVVMALSKDDELILISQTGKVIRIPVKEIRKTGRNTQGVRLMKLEDEGKLVSAALVSKND, encoded by the coding sequence ATGACGGAGGGGAAGAAAGTGTTTAAGAATTTGGAACCAGTCAGCATAGAGAAAGAAGTCCAGGACTCTTATATAGATTACGCGATGAGCGTCAACATAGGAAGAGCGATTCCGGACGTCAGAGACGGTCTGAAACCAGTTCACCGCAGAATTTTATACGCAATGAAAGAAATCGGACTGCACCATAATAGGCCTTTTAAAAAATCCGCAACAGTTGTCGGAGAAGTTCTCGGAAAATTTCATCCTCACGGAGACGCCGCGGTTTACGACACCCTCGTCAGAATGGTCCAGGATTTTTCTCTCAGGTATCCTCTGCTCGAAGGGCAGGGAAACTTCGGAAGCATAGACGGCGATTCCGCGGCGGCTTACAGATACACAGAGACTCGGTTGGGTAAGATCGCCGCTGAACTCCTCGCGGATATTGACAAAGACACCGTGGATTTTGTGCCCAATTTCGACGGGTCTCACAAAGAACCCGTGGTTTTACCGACTAAATTCCCTAATTTGATATTGAATGGTTCTTCCGGTATAGGCGTCGGTATAGCCACTAACATCCCTCCCCACAACATGAACGAAGTAATGAACGCCTGTATCGCTCTGGTTGACGACCCCGAAATGGATTTGAAAAAATTGCTTAAATTAATACCGGGTCCTGATTTTCCCACCGGGGGAATTATCGTCGGAACAAAAGGGATAAAAGAAGCATACGCGACCGGGAAAGGGCAGATTGTAGTCGAATCAAAAGTTCACATTGAAGAATCCCAAAAGTCTTCAAAAGAAAAAATCGTTATAGATGAAATCCCCTACATGGTAAACAAGTCTGCTCTGATAATGAAAATCGCCGACTTGGTAAAAGAAAAGAAAATTGAGGGAATATCCGACATTAGGGACGAATCAGACAGGAACGGACTGAGGATAGTTATTGAAATTAAAAAAGACGCCGATTCAAGAATTGTTCTAAACCAGGTCTTCAAACACACTCAGCTGCGGACTTCTTTCAGCTGTCTTATGCTTTCGATTGTCGACGGTACACCTAAGACTCTTCCTTTGAAAGATATGTTGGTTCGTTTTTTAAAACACAGGGAAAACATTGTCAAAAGGAGAACGCAATTTGAGCTCAGCGAAGCCGAAAAAAGAGCTCATATACTCGAAGGACTGAAAAAAGCCATTGAAGAGATTGATGCCGTAATAGAGACAATAAAAAAATCTTCGGACACAGAAACAGCTTGTAAAAACCTTGAAAGAAAATTTTCTCTGACCCAGGTTCAGGCTCAGGCGATACTGGACATGAAACTAGCGAAACTCACTTCCCTTGAGTCAAAAAAAATTGAAGAAGAATACCTTTCCCTGATAAAGGAAATAGCAAGGCTCAGAGCGATTCTCGAATCAAGACAACTTTTACTGAATCTACTCAAAGACGAGTTCAGGCAGATTAAGTCTACATACGGCGACAAACGAAGGACTCAGATAAAGCTTGATGAGCTTGAAGAGGTAAATATTGAAGATCTGATACAGGAAGAAGACGTCGTCATAACGTTGACGAAGAAAGGTTACATTAAAAGGCTTTTGGTATCCGCTTACAGGCAACAGGCTAGAGGCGGCAAAGGCGTGATAGGCACAAAAGCTTATTCTGAAGATTACATTCAAGATCTCTACGTCGCTTCCACCCACGATTACCTCCTTTGTTTCACCGACAGAGGAAAACTGCATTGGTTGAGGGTTTTCAACATTCCGGAAGCAGCGAGGGACGCGAGAGGAAGATCTCTTGCAAATATCCTGGATCTGTCAAAAGAAAGCATTAAAAACGTGCTTTCTGTCAGGAATTTCGAAAACGACAAATTCGTATTGATCTCCACAAAAAAGGGAAACGTGAAAAAATGCTCACTTGAAGCTTTCTCCAGACCGCAGAAGAAGAGTATTAAAGCCATCTCTCTCGACTGGGACGATGAGCTTATCGGGGCGGTTGTCACGAACGGAGAAAACGAGATCCTACTTTCGACGAGAAAAGGAAAGGCGATTTGCTTTTCAGAAAAAGAAATCAGAAAAATGGGAAGAACAGCCGCTGGGGTGAGAGGTATCAAACTCGATAACGGCGATTACGTTGTCGGTATGGTCAGGATAGAAAAGGGTCTGAGTGAAAAAACTTTGATTTTCACAGCCTGCGAAAACGGTTATGGAAAATTGACTTACGATGAAGATTATCCCCGTCACCACAGAGGAGGAAAAGGAGTAATAGGGATAAACACGAGCGAAAGGAACGGAGATGTCGTGGTCGTAATGGCTTTGTCTAAAGATGACGAATTGATATTGATAAGCCAGACTGGTAAAGTGATAAGGATACCTGTAAAAGAAATAAGGAAAACAGGAAGAAACACTCAGGGAGTCAGATTGATGAAACTTGAAGACGAAGGAAAACTCGTCAGCGCGGCACTCGTTTCAAAAAATGACTGA
- a CDS encoding methylmalonyl-CoA carboxyltransferase — MKKNINELIQELVDRKEIVLDLDEQRAVKQHAKNKKTARERISLLLDKGSFIETDMLVHHRAEQFGMRDKELPGEGVVTGYGFINGRLVYVFSQDFTVFGGALGEMHALKIAKIQDLALKTGAPLIGINDSGGARIQEGVDSLHGYGQIFYRNSRSSGVIPQISVILGPCAGGAVYSPALTDFVFLVDSVSNMYITGPKVIKAVTAEDVSSEELGGAYTHNAISGNGHFIAQNEEECFEMVKKLISYIPSNNIDDPPYFNSGDDINRMDMDLRYIVPTEGKQSYDVIEVIKKIIDDGDFFEVQPLYAQNMVIGFARIAGISIGIVANQPKVLAGCLDINSSDKAARFIRFCDAFNIPIVTFVDTPGFLPGKTQEFGGIIRHGAKLLYAYSEATVPKINITLRKSYGGASVAMCNKDLGADFVMAWPQAEIAVMGADGAVDIIFNKAIQATADPVKKRKELIDEYTNTTTNPYEAAKRGLVDMVILPEETRMRLASALSILVTKQDSLPAKKHDNMPL, encoded by the coding sequence GTGAAGAAAAATATAAACGAACTCATTCAAGAGCTTGTGGACAGAAAAGAAATTGTTCTCGATTTGGATGAGCAAAGAGCCGTCAAGCAGCATGCTAAAAACAAAAAAACAGCGAGAGAGAGAATTTCTTTACTCCTCGATAAAGGTTCATTTATTGAAACCGACATGCTCGTTCACCACAGAGCGGAGCAATTCGGAATGAGAGATAAAGAACTTCCCGGAGAAGGAGTTGTCACAGGTTATGGTTTCATAAACGGGAGACTCGTTTACGTTTTTTCCCAGGATTTTACGGTTTTCGGTGGTGCCTTAGGAGAGATGCATGCTTTGAAAATCGCCAAGATTCAGGATCTGGCTCTTAAAACGGGAGCTCCCCTAATAGGAATAAATGATTCTGGCGGGGCGAGGATTCAGGAAGGAGTGGATTCACTACATGGATACGGGCAGATATTTTACAGGAATTCCAGAAGCTCGGGTGTAATTCCCCAGATAAGCGTAATTCTTGGCCCTTGCGCCGGAGGAGCTGTTTACAGCCCGGCTCTGACAGACTTTGTCTTTCTCGTCGACAGCGTAAGCAACATGTATATAACCGGACCCAAAGTCATAAAAGCCGTTACGGCGGAAGATGTATCTTCGGAAGAATTAGGAGGAGCGTATACTCACAACGCCATCAGCGGAAACGGTCATTTTATCGCTCAGAACGAGGAAGAATGTTTTGAAATGGTTAAAAAGCTCATATCCTACATACCTTCCAACAACATTGACGATCCGCCTTATTTCAACTCAGGCGACGACATCAACAGGATGGATATGGATCTGAGGTATATCGTCCCCACCGAAGGCAAACAATCCTACGACGTCATTGAAGTGATAAAAAAAATAATCGATGACGGAGATTTTTTTGAAGTTCAACCCCTTTACGCTCAGAATATGGTGATAGGTTTTGCCAGGATAGCCGGCATTTCGATCGGTATTGTCGCCAATCAGCCCAAAGTACTGGCGGGTTGTCTCGACATAAATTCTTCGGATAAAGCAGCGAGGTTCATAAGATTTTGCGATGCTTTCAACATTCCAATCGTCACTTTTGTCGACACTCCGGGTTTTCTACCCGGTAAAACACAGGAATTTGGCGGTATAATCAGGCATGGAGCCAAACTCCTTTACGCTTATTCCGAGGCGACGGTTCCTAAAATTAACATAACCCTGAGAAAATCATATGGAGGCGCTTCTGTTGCGATGTGCAACAAAGACCTCGGAGCTGATTTCGTCATGGCTTGGCCTCAAGCTGAAATTGCGGTGATGGGAGCCGATGGCGCAGTTGACATCATATTCAACAAAGCGATTCAAGCCACTGCGGACCCTGTTAAAAAGAGAAAAGAACTGATAGACGAGTACACGAACACTACCACCAACCCTTATGAAGCTGCCAAGAGGGGATTGGTCGATATGGTAATACTTCCAGAGGAAACCAGGATGAGGTTGGCAAGTGCGCTTTCGATTCTCGTGACCAAACAAGATTCTCTGCCGGCCAAAAAGCATGACAATATGCCCCTTTAG
- a CDS encoding L-threonine 3-dehydrogenase: MLKRILVTGSAGQIGSELTMYLRGRYGSEGIVAGIHRTQPSEKIIQSGPVEKVDCRDYKALTEIVEKHKIEVIYHLAAILSATGEQNPQLAWDINMNGLYNVLEIAREKKCAVFVPSSIAAFGPETPKDKTPQDTIQRVSTMYGVTKVAGELLSDYYFNRFGVDTRGLRYPGIISYETPPGGGTTDYAVEIFYEAIKKGKYGCFLKSDTMLDMMYMPDCLKSTVELMEADPSKLKHRNAFNVTAFSCTPELLAEEIKKHIPEFSIYYEIDEVKQSIANSWPNSLDDSAARDEWGWKPDYTLSAMTKDMLEKLSKKING, translated from the coding sequence ATGTTGAAGAGAATTCTCGTAACTGGTTCTGCAGGACAAATCGGCTCTGAATTGACTATGTATCTCAGAGGTAGATACGGTTCTGAAGGTATCGTCGCTGGAATACACAGAACTCAACCCTCTGAAAAAATAATTCAATCCGGTCCGGTCGAAAAAGTTGACTGCAGAGATTATAAAGCTCTCACTGAAATCGTTGAAAAGCACAAAATAGAAGTCATATACCATCTCGCGGCGATTCTCTCAGCGACAGGGGAACAAAATCCTCAGCTCGCGTGGGATATCAACATGAATGGACTATACAATGTCTTGGAAATAGCCAGAGAAAAAAAATGCGCTGTATTCGTTCCCAGTTCAATAGCCGCTTTCGGGCCTGAGACCCCGAAAGACAAGACCCCTCAGGACACTATTCAGAGAGTTTCCACTATGTACGGAGTGACCAAAGTCGCCGGAGAACTCCTGAGCGACTACTATTTTAATAGATTTGGAGTCGACACGAGAGGGTTGAGATACCCCGGCATAATTTCCTATGAAACCCCTCCCGGAGGGGGTACGACGGACTACGCCGTTGAGATTTTCTACGAAGCTATAAAGAAGGGAAAATACGGCTGTTTTCTCAAATCCGACACAATGCTCGACATGATGTACATGCCCGACTGCCTTAAGTCTACAGTTGAATTGATGGAAGCCGACCCTTCAAAACTAAAACACAGAAATGCTTTCAATGTCACTGCCTTCAGCTGCACTCCGGAACTCCTCGCTGAAGAGATTAAAAAACATATACCGGAATTTTCCATATATTACGAAATCGACGAAGTTAAACAGTCGATAGCCAACTCTTGGCCAAACAGTTTAGACGACAGCGCGGCGAGGGATGAATGGGGTTGGAAACCTGATTACACGCTTTCAGCGATGACAAAAGATATGCTGGAAAAACTCTCAAAAAAGATCAACGGATGA
- a CDS encoding biotin/lipoyl-binding protein, whose translation MKRKYEIKFKGKKYEVEVEEITSPEILRMAGQVNKPYIPPPSQIAPREIVLKDAGQKTKSAGVSGGKEVTAPMSGTVLSIDVKIGDDVKTGDLLLKLEAMKMETAINATADGKVSEIFCSKGQSVTAGEPLIGLE comes from the coding sequence ATGAAGAGAAAATACGAAATAAAATTCAAAGGGAAAAAATATGAAGTTGAAGTCGAGGAAATTACTTCTCCGGAAATATTGAGAATGGCGGGACAGGTCAACAAACCTTACATCCCTCCTCCTTCACAGATCGCACCGAGAGAAATCGTGTTAAAAGATGCCGGACAAAAAACAAAAAGTGCGGGTGTTAGCGGTGGAAAAGAAGTGACCGCGCCGATGTCGGGAACCGTGCTGTCAATAGACGTCAAAATAGGCGACGATGTGAAAACAGGAGATCTTCTTTTAAAACTTGAGGCGATGAAAATGGAAACGGCTATCAACGCCACCGCTGACGGGAAAGTGTCAGAAATATTTTGTTCAAAAGGACAGAGCGTGACAGCGGGTGAACCTTTGATCGGACTGGAGTGA
- a CDS encoding aminotransferase class I/II-fold pyridoxal phosphate-dependent enzyme: MPVNKLENVLASSLADLKKKGTAKGKEFIIEKIIKPQGEKGPRYFLKGFEEKEYIKMNSNSYLGMSLRPEVVEAEEKAVSEYGVGPGAVRFISGTHKPHRDLEKMLAKFHGREDAMIFSAAYVTVLSTISALASPETVIISDELNHNCIINAVKLSRPKAKTIYKHNDVSDLEEKIKSFVGKASRILIITDGIFSMRGDYAPLDKITQIIKKYDSNFDENIILIVDDSHGVGAFGKTGRGTEEYTNSGKIDILIGTLGKAFGVNGGYVTADETIINFLRESSPMYIYSNPITTSEAASVIKVLEIINSEKGAEILEHLRSMTKKFEKGLLDLGFEIIVSDHPIVPVLVRNTEKTADLVKFLVENGVLATGLNYPVVPKGDETIRFQVNADHTPHDIDCVIEVLKKYKEKK, translated from the coding sequence ATGCCGGTAAATAAACTTGAAAATGTCCTCGCTTCCTCTTTAGCGGACCTGAAGAAAAAAGGTACCGCGAAAGGAAAAGAATTCATCATAGAAAAAATCATCAAGCCACAGGGGGAAAAGGGTCCTCGGTATTTTCTGAAAGGTTTTGAGGAAAAAGAATACATCAAGATGAATTCGAATTCATACCTCGGTATGTCTTTGAGACCGGAAGTCGTTGAAGCCGAAGAAAAAGCTGTCAGTGAATACGGAGTAGGACCAGGCGCTGTCAGATTTATCAGCGGAACACATAAACCGCACAGAGATTTGGAAAAAATGCTCGCCAAGTTTCATGGAAGAGAAGACGCGATGATATTCAGCGCCGCTTATGTAACTGTACTGAGCACAATATCTGCTCTTGCTTCACCTGAAACAGTAATAATAAGCGACGAATTGAACCATAACTGCATAATTAATGCGGTCAAACTTTCAAGACCGAAAGCCAAGACCATATACAAACACAACGACGTATCCGATCTGGAGGAAAAAATCAAGAGTTTTGTCGGCAAAGCTTCCCGGATACTGATAATAACCGACGGCATCTTCAGCATGAGAGGCGACTACGCGCCTCTGGACAAGATCACGCAAATCATAAAAAAATACGATTCCAATTTCGACGAAAACATAATTTTAATAGTTGACGATTCCCATGGAGTGGGCGCTTTTGGCAAAACAGGAAGAGGGACAGAAGAATACACGAATTCCGGAAAGATCGATATTTTAATTGGAACTCTAGGCAAAGCCTTCGGCGTAAATGGCGGTTACGTCACCGCGGATGAGACGATAATCAACTTTTTAAGGGAATCTTCACCCATGTATATCTATTCCAACCCGATCACTACTTCCGAAGCCGCGTCGGTTATAAAAGTTTTGGAGATTATAAACAGCGAAAAAGGCGCAGAAATATTAGAACACCTGAGAAGCATGACGAAAAAATTCGAAAAAGGCCTTCTGGATCTCGGTTTTGAAATTATCGTCAGCGACCATCCAATCGTTCCTGTTCTCGTAAGAAACACCGAAAAAACGGCTGATCTCGTCAAATTCCTTGTGGAAAACGGAGTTCTGGCGACAGGACTTAATTACCCGGTTGTCCCGAAAGGAGACGAAACGATTAGGTTTCAAGTAAACGCTGATCACACTCCTCACGACATTGATTGCGTAATTGAAGTTCTGAAAAAATACAAAGAAAAAAAATAA